Proteins encoded within one genomic window of Triticum aestivum cultivar Chinese Spring chromosome 2D, IWGSC CS RefSeq v2.1, whole genome shotgun sequence:
- the LOC123051199 gene encoding ABC transporter C family member 4, whose amino-acid sequence MCHTTDAAPAAAAMPPPSSAAPWWLATTACSPPPLSSASLPDRLAFLLLSPCPQRALLAALDLLFLLAALALSLRARLHHHYRARQDHHEQEPLLAKPARYRGRGLRHRIALGASSALAAASLLLLALAFLLLPARGDGEDGGDWAALQRAFLAAHLLAHLAAAGTVAAEKAGAAPARAHPPHLRAFWLATALLAALFSGSAAARFVAGEPVLPDDPIAFAGLVLSLPLLYFAVDGSSGLAESAAATSTTEEEPSGASEAATSYATASWLSLATFSWINPLITKGYRAALGAQDVPQVAPSDTAEAAYALFVSNWPAAPAPGSKAGHPVITALLRSFWPQFLLTAALGVAHLSVMYIGPSLVDRFVQFVRRGGDMTDGLRLVGILLAGKAAETLASHHYEFQGQKLGIRIHAALLAVVYRKSLRLSTGARRAHGAGTIVNYMEVDAEEVSNVTHELHNLWLMPLQIAVALALLYTHLGPSVLTAVAAIAVVTVVVALANRRNMEYQFKFLGKRDERMKAITELLNYMRVIKLQAWEETFGSKISELREAELGWLAKSMYFMCANTIVLWSGPLAMTVLVFGTCVLTGVKLDAGKVFTATAFFRMLDGPMQSFPEAIAAVTQATVSLGRLDRYLLDAELADTTVEHVLDTDTGPDRVVVEVHDGMFAWDVRGKKESAKEEEENDDSEGEEDERIVEEAPVLETVLKGINMKVRKGKLAAVVGMVGSGKSSLLSCIMGEMDKVSGKVRVCGSTAYVAQTAWIQNGTIQENILFGQPVDAERYKEVTRSCCLQKDLEMMEFGDQTEIGERGINLSGGQKQRIQLARAVYQNCDVYLLDDVFSAVDAHTGSYIFKECLRGMLKGKTILLVTHQVDFLHNVDNIFVMKDGMIAQSGKFDELLEAGSGFSALVAAHDSSMELVEHNRQVEKTEHSQPAVVRIPSLRSRSIGKGEKVIVAPEIEAATSKIIQEEERESGQVSWRVYKLYMTEAWGWWGVVGIFGLSLVWQASDMASDYWLSYETSGVIPFNPSLFIGVYVAIAGVSMVLQVIKTFLETVMGLQTAQIFFRKMFDSILHAPMSFFDTTPSGRILSRASSDQTTIDVVLAFFVGLTISMYISVLSTIVVTCQVAWPSVIAVIPLLLLNIWYRNRYLATSRELTRLEGVTKAPVIDHFTETVVGATTIRCFKKENEFFQENLERINSSLRMYFHNYAANEWLGFRLELIGTLVLSITAFLMISLPSNFIKKEFVGMSLSYGLSLNSLVYFAISISCMLENDMVAVERVNQFSTLPSEAAWRKEDHLPPNWPTHGDIDISNLKVRYRPNTPLILKGINVSIRGGEKIGVVGRTGSGKSTLIQALFRLVEPAEGKMIIDGVDLCALGLHDLRSRFGIIPQEPVLFEGTIRSNIDPVGQYSDAEIWLALERCQLKDVVASKAEKLDALVADSGENWSVGQRQLLCLGRVILKQNQILFMDEATASVDSQTDATIQKITREQFSSCTIISIAHRIPTVMDCDRVLVLDAGLVKEFDAPSRLLEQPESLFGAMVQEYADRSSNL is encoded by the exons ATGTGCCACACCACtgacgccgcccccgccgccgccgccatgccgccCCCCTCCTCCGCTGCCCCGTGGTGGCTGGCCACCACGGCCTGCTCCCCGCCACCCTTGTCCTCCGCCTCCCTCCCCgaccgcctcgccttcctcctcctctccccgtgCCCGCAGCGCGCGCtcctcgccgccctcgacctcctcttcctcctcgccgccctcgccctctccctccgcgcccgCCTCCACCACCACTACCGCGCGCGCCAGGATCACCATGAGCAGGAGCCCCTGCTCGCCAAGCCGGCACGGTACCGCGGGAGGGGATTACGCCACAGGATCGCGCTCGGGGCCTCCTCCGCGCTCGCCGCCGCGTCGCTCCTGCTCCTCGCGCTCGCCTTCCTGCTGCTCCCCGCGCGCGGGGATGGCGAGGACGGGGGCGACTGGGCCGCGCTCCAGCGCGCCTTCCTCGCGGCGCACCTCCTCGCGCACCTCGCCGCCGCGGGGACCGTCGCGGCGGAGAAGGCGGGGGCCGCCCCGGCGCGCGCCCACCCGCCGCACCTCCGCGCCTTCTGGCTCGCCACGGCCCTGCTCGCCGCGCTCTTCTCCGGCTCCGCGGCCGCGCGCTTCGTCGCAGgcgagcccgtcctccccgacgACCCCATCGCGTTCGCCGGGCTTGTCCTCTCGCTTCCTCTGCTCTACTTCGCGGTCGACGGCTCCAGCGGCCTCGCTGAATCAGCCGCGGCGACGTCTACTACCGAGGAGGAACCAAGCGGTGCCTCTGAGGCGGCCACGTCCTACGCCACGGCGTCGTGGCTCTCGCTGGCGACCTTCAGCTGGATCAACCCGCTCATCACCAAGGGCTACAGGGCGGCTCTCGGCGCCCAAGACGTCCCGCAAGTGGCACCGTCCGATACGGCCGAGGCAGCGTACGCTCTGTTCGTGTCCAACTGGCCGGCGGCCCCCGCGCCGGGGTCCAAGGCCGGGCACCCGGTGATCACCGCGCTGCTGCGGTCCTTCTGGCCGCAGTTCCTGCTCACCGCCGCGCTGGGCGTGGCGCACCTGTCGGTCATGTACATCGGCCCGTCGCTCGTGGACAGGTTCGTCCAGTTCGTTCGCCGCGGCGGAGACATGACGGACGGGCTGCGGCTGGTCGGCATCCTCCTCGCCGGCAAGGCCGCTGAGACTCTCGCGTCGCACCACTACGAGTTCCAGGGGCAGAAGCTGGGCATCCGCATCCATGCTGCTCTGCTCGCCGTGGTGTACCGCAAGTCGCTGCGGCTGTCCACGGGCGCGCGGCGAGCTCACGGCGCCGGCACCATCGTGAACTACATGGAGGTGGATGCCGAGGAGGTGTCCAATGTCACGCACGAGCTCCACAACCTGTGGCTGATGCCGCTGCAGATCGCCGTGGCCCTCGCCCTGCTCTACACCCACCTCGGCCCATCCgtgctcaccgcggtcgccgcgATCGCTGTGGTCACCGTGGTCGTGGCCCTCGCCAACCGGCGCAACATGGAGTACCAGTTCAAGTTCCTCGGCAAGCGCGATGAGCGCATGAAGGCCATCACCGAGTTGCTCAACTACATGCGCGTGATCAAGCTGCAGGCATGGGAGGAGACGTTTGGTTCCAAGATTAGTGAGCTCAGGGAGGCCGAGCTTGGGTGGCTGGCCAAGTCCATGTACTTCATGTGCGCCAACACCATCGTGCTCTGGAGCGGCCCGCTTGCCATGACCGTGCTCGTGTTCGGCACCTGCGTGCTGACAGGTGTCAAGCTCGACGCTGGCAAGGTGTTCACAGCCACTGCGTTCTTTCGAATGCTCGATGGACCTATGCAGAGCTTCCCGGAGGCGATCGCCGCTGTGACGCAGGCGACCGTGTCCCTTGGAAGGCTTGACAGGTACCTGCTTGATGCAGAGCTCGCTGACACTACAGTGGAGCATGTCCTCGACACTGATACTGGCCCGGACCGAGTGGTCGTGGAGGTGCACGATGGCATGTTCGCGTGGGACGTGAGGGGCAAGAAGGAGAGTgcaaaggaagaagaggaaaatgATGACAGTGAAGGTGAGGAGGATGAGAGAATTGTGGAGGAGGCACCAGTGCTAGAGACAGTGCTGAAGGGGATTAATATGAAGGTGAGGAAAGGCAAGCTTGCGGCGGTGGTTGGAATGGTCGGGTCCGGCAAGTCGTCACTGCTGTCCTGCATTATGGGGGAGATGGACAAGGTCTCAGGCAAA GTAAGGGTATGTGGTAGCACTGCATATGTTGCACAGACAGCTTGGATCCAAAATGGGACCATTCAAGAGAATATCTTATTCGGGCAGCCAGTGGATGCTGAAAGATACAAAGAGGTTACACGATCTTGCTGTCTGCAAAAGGATTTGGAAATGATGGAATTTGGTGACCAGACTGAAATAGGAGAGAGAGGGATCAATCTCAGTGGCGGGCAGAAACAGCGCATTCAGCTTGCCAGAGCAGTTTATCAGAATTGTGATGTATATCTCCTTGATGATGTCTTCAGTGCTGTTGATGCGCACACTGGTTCATATATCTTTAAG GAATGTCTAAGGGGCATGCTCAAGGGAAAGACCATCTTGCTTGTTACTCACCAAGTGGATTTCTTGCATAATGTGGACAACATATTT GTCATGAAAGATGGTATGATTGCACAGTCAGGAAAGTTTGACGAGTTACTAGAAGCAGGCTCAGGTTTTTCAGCTCTTGTTGCTGCTCATGATAGTTCGATGGAACTGGTGGAACACAATCGACAAGTAGAGAAGACTGAACATTCTCAGCCTGCAGTAGTCAGGATCCCGTCTCTTCGCTCTAGATCCATTGGAAAAGGTGAGAAGGTGATCGTTGCACCAGAAATAGAAGCAGCTACTTCTAAGATTAtacaagaagaggaaagagagagtgGCCAAGTAAGTTGGCGTGTGTACAAGTTATACATGACAGAGGCTTGGGGTTGGTGGGGAGTTGTGGGCATATTTGGATTATCATTGGTGTGGCAAGCTTCTGATATGGCTAGTGACTATTGGCTGTCATATGAAACATCCGGCGTCATTCCCTTTAATCCTTCACTGTTTATCGGAGTGTATGTTGCCATAGCTGGTGTTTCAATGGTACTTCAAGTAATCAAGACTTTTCTTGAGACGGTCATGGGACTTCAAACAGCTCAGATCTTTTTCAGGAAGATGTTTGACAGCATTTTGCATGCCCCAATGTCATTCTTTGACACCACTCCTTCAGGAAGAATTCTTAGTCGG GCATCATCTGACCAAACAACGATCGATGTTGTGCTGGCATTTTTCGTTGGCCTGACAATTTCAATGTACATTTCAGTATTGAGCACCATAGTTGTTACTTGTCAGGTTGCCTGGCCATCAGTTATAGCTGTAATTCCGCTTCTGCTATTGAACATTTGGTACAGG AATCGCTATCTTGCAACTTCTCGGGAGCTAACTCGACTTGAAGGAGTAACCAAGGCACCGGTTATCGATCACTTTACTGAGACCGTTGTAGGTGCTACAACCATACGATGTTTTAAGAAGGAAAATGAATTTTTCCAGGAGAATTTAGAAAGAATCAATTCAAGTTTGCGCATGTACTTCCACAATTATGCGGCAAACGAGTGGCTTGGGTTCCGCCTGGAGCTTATTGGAACACTCGTATTGTCAATCACTGCTTTCCTGATGATCAGCTTGCCCAGCAATTTTATCAAGAAAG AATTTGTTGGCATGTCTCTTTCGTATGGCCTTTCCCTCAATTCTCTGGTGTACTTTGCAATATCGATCAGCTGTATGTTGGAAAACGACATGGTTGCTGTAGAGAGGGTAAATCAATTCAGCACTCTTCCTTCTGAGGCAGCATGGAGAAAAGAGGATCATCTTCCTCCAAATTGGCCCACACATGGAGATATTGACATCAGCAATCTAAAG GTTAGGTATCGACCAAATACACCTCTAATTCTGAAGGGCATTAATGTGAGCATTAGAGGTGGTGAAAAGATAGGAGTTGTCGGAAGGACAGGCAGTGGAAAATCGACTTTGATTCAAGCACTGTTCAGGCTTGTAGAACCTGCAGAGGGGAAGATGATCATTGATGGAGTAGACCTATGTGCATTGGGTCTGCATGATCTTAGGTCCCGTTTCGGCATAATTCCCCAGGAGCCAGTTCTCTTTGAAGGGACGATTCGAAGTAACATTGATCCTGTTGGGCAGTATTCAGATGCTGAAATATGGCTG GCTCTGGAGCGTTGCCAACTGAAAGATGTGGTAGCTTCAAAAGCTGAAAAGCTCGATGCTCTAG TGGCTGATAGTGGGGAGAACTGGAGTGTAGGCCAAAGACAGCTTCTGTGCCTTGGCCGTGTGATATTGAAGCAGAACCAAATCTTATTTATGGACGAGGCAACTGCTTCAGTTGATTCGCAAACCGACGCCACGATTCAGAAGATCACACGAGAACAATTCTCGTCATGTACAATTATCAGCATTGCACACAGGATACCGACAGTCATGGACTGTGATAGAGTTTTGGTTCTGGACGCAG GTCTGGTAAAGGAATTTGATGCGCCATCGAGGTTGCTCGAACAACCGGAATCCCTCTTCGGGGCGATGGTCCAGGAGTATGCCGACCGCTCGTCCAACCTCTAG